One stretch of Chitinophaga pendula DNA includes these proteins:
- a CDS encoding terpene synthase family protein — protein sequence MKTIQFPRIMYPFPSAINQYAAAAHEQNIAWVQTFRLVNTDVAMAKFKKARFAWLAARAFPNAAFEELCIIANFNTWLFMLDDQCDEASLGKREEYLKRMTASLLDVLKSNRVVSMEEGGILAASLSDIWVRMRQISRPPWRLRFIRSMEDYFESCHWEAVNRAMAQTPAVAEYVAMRPYTGALFADVVAIEIIEKVYLPDTVLQHPLVQRLVLACNNIVCWANDLFSCDKESQQGDVHNLVLVIQEEEKLGLQEAVDAAARMHDDEVRLFCRLEKRLPQYDEATNAELLRYVAVLKSWITGNYDWSFQDTGRYKVSVGIPEAELES from the coding sequence ATGAAAACTATTCAGTTTCCACGGATCATGTATCCGTTCCCTTCCGCTATTAACCAGTATGCCGCCGCGGCCCATGAGCAGAATATTGCCTGGGTGCAGACCTTTCGCCTGGTCAATACCGACGTGGCAATGGCGAAATTTAAAAAGGCCCGCTTTGCCTGGCTGGCGGCCCGGGCATTCCCCAATGCAGCCTTTGAGGAGCTGTGTATCATCGCGAACTTTAACACCTGGCTGTTCATGTTGGACGACCAGTGTGATGAAGCAAGCCTGGGTAAGCGGGAGGAATACCTGAAACGTATGACGGCATCACTGCTGGATGTGCTGAAGAGCAATCGCGTGGTGAGCATGGAAGAAGGAGGCATACTGGCGGCTTCCCTGTCGGATATCTGGGTCCGGATGCGGCAGATCAGCCGGCCACCCTGGCGTCTTCGCTTTATACGCAGTATGGAAGATTACTTTGAATCCTGCCACTGGGAGGCCGTGAACCGCGCGATGGCACAGACGCCGGCAGTAGCTGAATATGTGGCCATGCGTCCTTACACCGGCGCTTTATTTGCCGATGTGGTAGCCATCGAGATCATAGAGAAAGTATATCTGCCGGATACCGTGCTGCAGCATCCGCTAGTACAGCGGTTGGTGCTGGCCTGCAACAATATCGTTTGCTGGGCCAATGACCTGTTCTCCTGCGATAAGGAGTCGCAGCAGGGCGACGTGCACAACCTGGTGCTGGTGATACAGGAAGAAGAAAAGCTGGGTTTGCAGGAGGCTGTGGATGCCGCTGCCAGGATGCATGATGACGAAGTGAGGCTATTCTGCCGCCTGGAAAAGCGGTTGCCGCAATACGATGAAGCGACTAACGCCGAATTGCTGCGTTATGTAGCCGTGTTGAAATCATGGATTACCGGTAACTACGACTGGAGTTTCCAGGATACCGGTCGTTATAAGGTGAGTGTGGGCATACCGGAAGCGGAACTGGAGTCATAG
- the idi gene encoding isopentenyl-diphosphate Delta-isomerase produces MNELSQVVLVNEKDEACGVMEKLEAHLQGVLHRAFSVFIVNESGEMLLQQRAFGKYHSGGLWTNACCSHPLPGEEVEAAAHRRLREEMGMDSSLLKLFDFVYRTAFDNGLIEYEYDHVFLGVYNGVVVPDSNEVNDYRWLSANEITAWLQREPAIFTSWFHLAFPRVLAHLNQVSTTPGV; encoded by the coding sequence ATGAACGAATTATCTCAGGTTGTATTGGTGAACGAAAAGGATGAAGCTTGCGGTGTAATGGAAAAACTGGAAGCGCACCTTCAGGGCGTACTTCACCGGGCTTTTTCCGTTTTTATTGTAAATGAGAGCGGAGAGATGTTATTACAACAACGGGCCTTTGGCAAGTATCACTCGGGCGGGTTATGGACCAATGCCTGCTGCAGTCACCCTTTGCCGGGGGAGGAGGTGGAAGCGGCCGCTCACCGGCGCCTGCGGGAAGAGATGGGGATGGATAGCTCCCTGCTAAAGTTATTTGATTTTGTATATCGTACAGCGTTTGATAATGGCCTCATAGAGTATGAATACGACCATGTGTTTTTAGGCGTTTATAACGGCGTAGTGGTACCTGACAGTAATGAAGTGAATGACTACAGGTGGTTATCTGCGAACGAGATCACCGCCTGGTTGCAACGGGAGCCCGCAATATTCACCAGCTGGTTCCACCTGGCTTTTCCCCGGGTGCTTGCTCATCTAAATCAGGTTTCTACGACGCCCGGTGTCTGA
- a CDS encoding GAF domain-containing protein: MAEDLNIVSGSKAAQYESLLPQIQGLITGEPDLIANLANIAGALKEQFGWLWVGFYLVKQEELVLGPFQGPVACTRIRKGKGVCGSSWAEARTLIVPDVAQFPGHIACSSLSQSEIVVPIIRNNVVVGVLDVDSEALQQFDETDQRFLEAIIDMIEFPSTGY, encoded by the coding sequence ATGGCAGAAGATCTGAATATAGTAAGCGGTAGTAAGGCAGCACAATATGAATCTTTACTTCCGCAGATACAAGGGCTGATAACGGGAGAACCCGATCTTATCGCCAACCTGGCGAATATAGCGGGCGCCCTGAAAGAACAGTTTGGCTGGCTCTGGGTGGGTTTTTACCTGGTAAAGCAGGAGGAGCTGGTATTAGGTCCTTTCCAGGGACCGGTAGCTTGTACGCGTATCCGCAAAGGCAAAGGGGTATGTGGCAGCAGTTGGGCAGAAGCACGTACCCTGATCGTTCCCGACGTAGCGCAATTCCCCGGACATATTGCCTGCAGCAGCCTCTCTCAGTCGGAAATAGTCGTGCCTATTATACGGAATAATGTTGTTGTCGGTGTATTGGATGTAGACAGCGAAGCGCTGCAGCAATTTGATGAAACAGATCAACGCTTCCTGGAAGCCATCATCGATATGATCGAATTCCCCTCCACAGGTTACTAG
- a CDS encoding gliding motility-associated C-terminal domain-containing protein: MIGKLVRQSILWAVLTCTCNMQAFAQHDRDIPIINPSLEGTPNIGVPPLPWFKIGKTPDIQPGIFEIKLPASDGKTYIGALTSRAWEEAFGQQLQTPMKAGKTYKVSLDLAYAPTYFFTPICYGSMIIYGSNSPTERGDILWKSGEYMHQNWQRYTATLRPQKDYAYLVFGPYYEKKCTDKVYTGALIDNISQQLAIVPEVTVTSTNACKGVANGTAKVNVQAGQPPYTYRWMPGNYTNAEEKHLRAGQYEVTVTSANGNSAVATVTIGEQEVKASVVTEASRCYGDEQNSILLSAAGGTPPYRYALGVAHPHFYDSPVFRRLPSGEYQAVVVDVVGCADTLRKIVLADPPPLEWVQANIKPTSCGESKDGRISLQVKGGVAPYEYMVTGNGAQWQSDPVLRQLGPGSYTYQVRDANGCLKQGNATITTPWKNCLVVIPTAFSPNGDGQNDLFRPKVYDDIRNYRMTVYNRWGVLVFQSNDPENGWDGTMKGSRLPAQTFVYVCTFDNRNNERQEMRGSLLLVH; the protein is encoded by the coding sequence ATGATCGGCAAATTAGTACGACAGTCAATCCTATGGGCTGTGCTGACCTGTACTTGCAATATGCAGGCATTCGCACAACACGATAGAGATATCCCTATTATCAATCCTTCCCTGGAGGGTACCCCTAATATCGGCGTACCACCATTACCGTGGTTTAAGATCGGGAAGACACCAGATATACAACCGGGTATATTCGAGATCAAACTGCCCGCTTCCGATGGGAAGACGTATATCGGCGCCCTCACCAGCCGCGCCTGGGAAGAAGCATTTGGCCAGCAGTTACAGACCCCTATGAAAGCGGGTAAGACCTACAAGGTATCCTTAGACCTGGCATACGCCCCCACCTATTTTTTTACACCGATCTGTTATGGCTCGATGATCATATATGGGTCCAACTCGCCCACAGAAAGGGGCGACATACTGTGGAAATCAGGAGAATATATGCACCAGAACTGGCAGCGTTATACCGCCACACTGCGGCCACAGAAAGATTATGCCTACCTGGTGTTCGGTCCTTACTACGAAAAAAAATGTACGGACAAAGTTTACACCGGCGCTTTGATCGATAATATCTCCCAGCAACTGGCTATCGTACCCGAAGTAACCGTTACCAGCACCAATGCGTGTAAAGGCGTGGCGAACGGGACCGCTAAGGTAAATGTACAGGCCGGTCAGCCTCCCTATACCTATCGCTGGATGCCCGGCAATTATACCAATGCAGAAGAAAAACATCTGCGGGCGGGTCAGTACGAAGTGACGGTAACCAGTGCCAACGGCAACAGTGCGGTGGCCACGGTGACAATAGGAGAGCAGGAAGTAAAGGCCAGTGTCGTCACGGAGGCTTCGAGGTGTTACGGCGATGAGCAGAACAGTATATTGCTGAGTGCCGCCGGTGGTACACCGCCCTACCGGTATGCTTTGGGAGTAGCGCATCCGCATTTTTACGATAGCCCGGTATTCCGGCGGCTGCCTTCCGGCGAATACCAGGCCGTAGTAGTAGATGTGGTAGGATGTGCGGACACCTTACGTAAGATCGTGCTGGCAGACCCTCCGCCGCTGGAGTGGGTACAGGCCAACATCAAACCTACCAGCTGCGGGGAATCAAAGGATGGACGTATCAGCCTGCAGGTAAAAGGAGGGGTGGCGCCTTATGAGTATATGGTAACGGGGAATGGCGCCCAATGGCAGTCAGACCCCGTGTTGAGACAACTGGGCCCCGGCAGCTATACCTACCAGGTAAGAGACGCCAATGGTTGTTTGAAGCAAGGAAATGCCACCATCACCACTCCCTGGAAAAATTGCCTGGTCGTGATACCCACTGCTTTCAGTCCTAACGGTGATGGACAGAATGACCTGTTCCGTCCCAAAGTCTACGACGACATCCGCAATTACCGTATGACCGTATACAATCGATGGGGAGTATTGGTATTTCAATCCAACGATCCTGAGAACGGCTGGGATGGCACCATGAAAGGAAGCCGCCTGCCCGCGCAGACGTTCGTATACGTCTGTACTTTTGACAATCGCAATAACGAACGCCAGGAAATGAGAGGATCGCTGTTACTAGTACACTAG
- a CDS encoding tyrosine-protein phosphatase: protein MFLFGSKRSKEESEKDFLSFIGTDLHSHLVPGIDDGVQDADTSIRFIRQLADWGIQRIITTPHIMTDRYDNSKQTIDPPFEALQQRLRQEKLPVPVSYAAEYYLDEHLSTTMATPMLTLNGSMVLVEVSFVSPPLHLPQWLFDLETGGYTPLLAHPERYIYYQQHEEEYDTLKRRGCLFQLNLLSLTGYYGRHVQKAAQYLINNNMIDYIGTDLHHDKHLEAIRKIAGNKKVRKVLEKYPFKNASLLPAVNQHTPASGG from the coding sequence ATGTTTTTATTCGGTAGCAAAAGATCAAAGGAAGAATCAGAGAAGGATTTTTTATCGTTTATAGGCACAGATCTACATTCTCATCTCGTTCCTGGTATAGACGATGGAGTACAGGACGCGGATACTTCGATACGTTTTATCCGGCAACTGGCCGACTGGGGTATTCAGCGTATTATTACCACCCCGCATATCATGACGGACCGTTATGATAATTCCAAACAGACCATTGATCCACCATTTGAGGCATTGCAGCAACGGCTCCGGCAGGAGAAGTTACCTGTACCGGTATCTTATGCAGCTGAGTATTACCTGGATGAGCACCTGTCGACCACCATGGCGACGCCTATGCTCACGCTCAATGGCAGCATGGTATTGGTGGAAGTATCTTTTGTGTCCCCTCCCTTGCATTTGCCACAGTGGCTATTCGACCTAGAGACGGGGGGGTATACGCCTTTACTGGCACATCCGGAGCGATATATCTACTACCAGCAGCATGAAGAGGAGTACGACACGCTGAAAAGAAGAGGCTGTCTTTTCCAGCTTAACCTGTTGTCACTGACAGGTTATTATGGCAGGCATGTACAAAAGGCAGCGCAGTACCTGATCAATAATAATATGATTGATTATATCGGGACGGACCTGCATCACGACAAGCACCTGGAGGCGATCCGTAAGATTGCAGGCAATAAAAAAGTGCGAAAGGTGCTGGAGAAATATCCTTTTAAAAATGCGTCACTGTTGCCGGCTGTTAATCAGCATACACCTGCTAGCGGAGGATAG
- a CDS encoding DegT/DnrJ/EryC1/StrS family aminotransferase, producing the protein MNTKIWLSSPHIGEMEFEYVKEAFDTNWIAPVGPHVGAFEKSLEAYLGEDVHVAVLSSGTAAIHLGLILLGIKAGDEVICQSFTFSGTVNPVSYLGATPVFIDSERDSWNMCPVSLEKAIKERLELGKKPGAIIPVHLYGMPANMDAIREVAARYDIPVLEDAAEALGATYNGKKCGTLGDISILSFNGNKIITTSGGGALVSKNKEWVEKARFLSTQARDPFPHYEHTHIGYNYRLSNVSAGIGLGQMKVLDTRVQQRRSNYNYYYDQLNELNGVSFLAEPAGCFSNRWLSTILIDPAQSNGITRETVRLTLEALNIESRPLWKPMHLQPVFAGAPTYTNGVSEQLFDIGLCLPSGSNLTQEALDATISTIKGLWKK; encoded by the coding sequence ATGAACACTAAGATCTGGCTATCCTCTCCGCATATCGGGGAAATGGAATTCGAGTATGTGAAAGAAGCGTTTGACACCAACTGGATAGCACCCGTAGGCCCGCATGTAGGGGCTTTTGAAAAGTCACTGGAAGCATACCTCGGAGAGGATGTGCACGTAGCCGTGCTCAGCAGCGGCACTGCCGCCATACACCTGGGACTGATATTACTGGGCATCAAAGCCGGTGATGAAGTGATCTGCCAGAGCTTCACCTTTTCAGGTACCGTCAACCCGGTGAGTTATCTCGGCGCTACCCCTGTATTTATAGACAGTGAACGCGATTCCTGGAACATGTGCCCGGTATCCCTCGAAAAGGCCATCAAAGAACGCCTGGAACTTGGTAAAAAACCAGGAGCTATCATCCCCGTACACCTGTACGGTATGCCAGCCAACATGGATGCCATCCGCGAAGTAGCCGCCCGCTATGATATACCGGTGCTGGAAGATGCAGCAGAAGCATTAGGCGCTACCTACAACGGCAAAAAATGCGGTACCCTCGGCGATATCAGCATTTTGTCTTTCAATGGTAACAAGATCATCACTACCTCCGGCGGCGGTGCCCTGGTATCTAAAAATAAAGAGTGGGTAGAAAAAGCCCGCTTCCTCTCTACACAGGCACGCGATCCGTTCCCACACTACGAACATACCCATATCGGTTACAACTACCGGTTGAGCAACGTATCGGCTGGTATAGGCCTGGGACAGATGAAAGTACTCGATACCCGCGTACAGCAACGCCGTAGTAATTACAACTATTATTATGATCAGCTGAATGAATTAAATGGAGTAAGTTTTCTGGCAGAACCTGCCGGCTGCTTCAGTAATCGCTGGCTGAGTACCATCCTGATCGATCCGGCCCAAAGCAATGGTATTACCCGGGAAACGGTACGACTGACGTTGGAAGCATTGAATATCGAATCCCGTCCTTTGTGGAAACCTATGCATCTGCAACCGGTTTTTGCCGGCGCACCTACTTACACAAACGGGGTATCTGAACAACTGTTTGATATAGGGCTCTGTCTGCCAAGCGGATCTAACTTGACCCAGGAAGCCCTGGATGCAACAATCTCTACCATTAAGGGATTGTGGAAGAAGTAA
- a CDS encoding acetyltransferase, with product MYLLGASGHAKVILEILEAAQITVDGLFDDNPEVLRMWNYTVSRYPGHFNTAQDELIISIGSNAIRKRLAEQLGVNYGKALHPASNLSPRAMLGAGTVVMAGVTINADVVIGEHVIVNTNASIDHDCTLEDYVHISPNATLCGNVYVGEGTHVGAGAVIIPGITVGKWAVIGAGSVVIRDVPDGATVVGNPGKVIREAVTR from the coding sequence ATGTATCTTTTGGGGGCCAGCGGTCACGCTAAGGTGATACTGGAAATATTGGAAGCCGCGCAGATCACAGTGGATGGATTATTCGACGATAATCCGGAAGTACTCCGTATGTGGAACTATACGGTCAGCCGTTATCCGGGACACTTTAACACCGCACAGGACGAATTAATTATTTCCATAGGCAGCAATGCGATCCGTAAGCGCCTGGCCGAACAACTGGGTGTCAACTACGGAAAGGCCTTACACCCGGCCAGCAACCTCTCTCCCCGTGCCATGCTGGGAGCCGGCACCGTAGTAATGGCAGGCGTAACCATCAACGCCGACGTAGTGATCGGCGAACATGTGATCGTCAACACCAATGCTTCCATCGATCACGATTGCACCTTAGAAGACTATGTGCACATTTCCCCTAACGCTACACTTTGTGGCAATGTATACGTAGGGGAGGGGACACATGTAGGCGCAGGTGCCGTGATCATCCCCGGCATTACTGTCGGTAAATGGGCCGTAATAGGGGCCGGCAGCGTGGTCATACGCGACGTACCCGACGGGGCCACCGTCGTAGGCAACCCGGGGAAAGTGATCCGTGAAGCCGTAACACGATAA
- a CDS encoding sugar transferase: MLYKNFFKRVLDLVVAFTAFTILSPIFLLATLFLTFANGGKAFFLQSRPGRNNSVFRVIKFKTMNDKKDANGQLLPDDQRLTAIGSFIRKTSLDEIPQLLNVIKGDMSLVGPRPLLVDYLPLYNATQRRRHDVRPGITGWAQVNGRNAISWKQKFEYDVWYVDNISFGLDIRIMIRTLLKVVQSEGINASAAVTMERFTGEEQPSVERVN; this comes from the coding sequence GTGCTGTATAAGAATTTTTTCAAAAGGGTATTGGACTTGGTGGTGGCTTTCACCGCCTTCACCATCCTGTCGCCCATATTCCTGTTGGCCACCTTATTTCTGACGTTTGCCAACGGCGGAAAAGCATTCTTTTTGCAATCCCGGCCCGGCCGTAATAACAGCGTGTTCCGGGTGATCAAGTTCAAGACCATGAACGATAAAAAAGATGCCAACGGCCAATTGCTCCCCGACGATCAGCGACTCACAGCCATCGGTAGTTTTATCCGCAAGACTTCGCTCGATGAGATACCGCAGCTGCTAAACGTTATTAAAGGAGACATGAGCCTGGTAGGTCCGCGCCCCTTACTGGTAGATTACCTGCCACTCTATAACGCTACACAGCGCCGCCGGCATGACGTAAGGCCCGGCATCACCGGATGGGCACAGGTCAATGGCAGGAACGCCATCAGCTGGAAACAGAAATTTGAATACGACGTATGGTACGTAGACAATATTAGTTTTGGACTGGATATTAGAATTATGATACGTACCCTGCTCAAAGTGGTACAATCAGAAGGTATCAATGCCTCGGCCGCCGTAACAATGGAGCGTTTTACCGGGGAGGAACAGCCGTCCGTAGAGCGAGTAAACTGA
- a CDS encoding glycosyltransferase family 4 protein, which yields MKIIYLHQYFTLPTQAGGTRSYDLSKRFIDAGKEVVVVTSSAYLQGLGPFEEKWTVKQYEGIELHILKLDYDNKLGFMKRIQVFISFLREASKRLLKLNGNVVLATSTPLTIAVPAIVKRWRHKTPYIFEVRDVWPEVPIAMGIIRNKVAIRALESFERYIYRKAAHVVALSDDMKRSVLRRTKLPEERITVIPNIAEVNRFRDYKEDDHLISSMIGFKPQRVLLYAGTFGEVNGLDYLVQLAALTQHIDPELKYLLLGDGKQKEAVVKMAADQGLLDRTVFFAKPVPKSRLPQLYHECTAASSFVIPIKELWANSANKFFDCLAAGKPVVINHLGWQADVIRKRNVGHVLNFERAPDHMERTAAAFCDYMNNTALLEEQGRNAQAVAREQYSLEVAADKYLKTISSAV from the coding sequence ATGAAGATAATATACTTACATCAGTACTTTACATTGCCCACACAGGCAGGAGGAACGCGCTCCTACGATCTTTCCAAACGGTTCATCGACGCCGGAAAGGAAGTCGTAGTCGTAACCAGCAGCGCCTACCTGCAAGGACTAGGCCCCTTCGAAGAGAAGTGGACCGTAAAGCAATATGAAGGTATTGAACTGCATATCCTGAAACTGGACTACGATAATAAATTAGGTTTCATGAAGCGCATACAGGTGTTCATCAGTTTCCTGCGGGAAGCCTCCAAACGCCTCCTGAAACTAAATGGCAACGTGGTACTGGCGACTTCTACCCCCCTCACCATCGCCGTACCGGCTATCGTGAAACGCTGGCGCCATAAAACACCTTACATATTCGAAGTAAGGGACGTATGGCCGGAAGTACCGATCGCGATGGGCATCATCCGCAACAAGGTGGCTATCCGTGCACTGGAATCCTTCGAACGGTATATATACCGGAAAGCCGCTCACGTCGTAGCCCTGTCCGATGATATGAAACGCTCCGTACTCAGACGTACCAAACTGCCCGAAGAGCGTATCACCGTCATCCCCAATATCGCCGAAGTAAACCGCTTCAGGGATTATAAGGAAGATGATCACCTCATCAGCAGCATGATCGGCTTCAAGCCACAACGGGTACTGCTATACGCAGGCACCTTCGGGGAAGTGAACGGATTGGACTACCTCGTACAGCTGGCAGCCCTCACCCAACACATAGACCCGGAGTTGAAATACCTGTTACTCGGCGATGGTAAACAAAAAGAAGCCGTCGTGAAAATGGCCGCCGACCAGGGATTGCTGGACCGTACCGTATTCTTCGCCAAACCGGTCCCCAAATCCCGGTTGCCACAGCTGTATCACGAATGTACGGCCGCTTCCTCTTTTGTCATCCCTATCAAAGAGCTATGGGCGAATTCCGCCAACAAGTTCTTCGATTGCCTCGCCGCCGGGAAACCGGTCGTGATCAACCACCTGGGATGGCAGGCCGATGTGATCCGCAAAAGGAACGTAGGGCATGTACTCAACTTTGAGCGTGCACCCGATCATATGGAACGCACCGCCGCCGCCTTCTGCGATTATATGAACAATACCGCCTTGCTGGAAGAACAGGGCCGGAATGCGCAGGCCGTAGCCAGGGAACAATATTCCCTGGAAGTTGCGGCAGATAAATACCTAAAAACTATTAGCAGTGCTGTATAA
- a CDS encoding acyltransferase, which yields MRTITLLLPNMPIFMRFRGFLYSLMMKKCGSNFQPSATVIFNSLSGLSVGNNVYIAHNVVVIGTDITIEDEVLVGPNCVISGGNHTFSNGSYRFGKSQMIPVVIKKGSWIAGNCTVTGGSILPAQSVLAAGAVLNKPMEQERSLYAGTPAKLIKAL from the coding sequence GTGCGTACGATCACGCTGCTGCTGCCCAATATGCCCATTTTCATGCGCTTCCGGGGATTCCTGTATTCGCTGATGATGAAAAAATGCGGCAGCAACTTCCAGCCCTCGGCTACCGTAATCTTTAACTCACTGTCAGGTCTTAGCGTAGGAAACAACGTATACATCGCACATAATGTAGTAGTAATAGGTACCGATATCACTATAGAAGATGAAGTGCTCGTAGGACCCAATTGCGTGATCTCCGGTGGTAACCACACCTTCAGTAATGGCTCTTACCGCTTCGGCAAATCACAGATGATACCGGTAGTGATCAAAAAGGGCTCCTGGATAGCCGGCAACTGTACCGTAACCGGTGGCAGCATACTACCTGCACAGTCCGTACTGGCAGCAGGTGCCGTACTGAACAAACCCATGGAGCAGGAGCGGAGCTTATATGCAGGTACGCCTGCCAAATTAATCAAGGCCTTATGA
- a CDS encoding glycosyltransferase codes for MARILVHAWVVHKMGAAYYLPYTHWVYLREIVKYYEEVCLLSPVKVSTSMTENGLMPLEGFKNVTVKELPYSGSYMSAVPHLRAYINAYKTLHGRYDEVYARYPVPFGWLGKLYFKNKKRIIHFVGDPVDAAKTNPNFSTWRKMALISGFMPEHKAYLWACKGANVFTNGFHLKEKLAGKGIPANAVISTTLNEDDFYLDDTKQIDMVAPRLLYVGYLRKAKGVETVIRAFHRIAQQYPQARLTIVGSGEFEKELKDIAAQLNIAAAVVFTGHVDKRETLNEYLRSHDIFVFASLSEGSPRVILEAMANGINVVSTPVGSLPGMFKDDEDIVFAGFNDDAAFSEKIIALTREPQRAVKLRHQAYGKVKQVTIQQFIKKIFQ; via the coding sequence ATGGCCAGGATTTTAGTACATGCTTGGGTCGTGCACAAAATGGGTGCAGCTTATTACCTGCCCTACACGCACTGGGTATACCTGCGGGAGATCGTAAAATACTACGAGGAAGTATGCCTGCTGTCGCCCGTGAAAGTGAGTACCAGTATGACAGAGAACGGACTGATGCCCCTCGAGGGTTTCAAAAATGTAACAGTAAAGGAACTGCCTTACTCCGGTAGCTATATGTCGGCAGTACCCCATCTGCGTGCTTATATCAATGCATATAAAACATTACACGGCAGGTACGACGAAGTATATGCCCGGTACCCGGTACCCTTTGGCTGGTTGGGAAAACTGTATTTCAAAAACAAAAAAAGGATCATCCACTTTGTCGGCGATCCCGTGGATGCCGCAAAGACTAATCCCAACTTCAGCACCTGGCGTAAGATGGCACTGATATCCGGCTTTATGCCCGAGCATAAAGCCTATCTCTGGGCCTGCAAAGGCGCCAACGTCTTCACCAACGGCTTCCACCTGAAAGAGAAACTGGCAGGCAAGGGGATCCCCGCCAACGCCGTGATCTCCACCACACTCAATGAAGACGACTTCTACCTGGATGATACCAAACAGATAGATATGGTGGCGCCACGCCTGCTATACGTAGGATACCTGCGTAAAGCCAAAGGCGTAGAGACCGTGATACGTGCCTTCCACCGGATCGCACAGCAATACCCGCAGGCCCGCCTCACCATCGTCGGCAGCGGCGAATTCGAAAAAGAACTGAAAGACATCGCCGCACAGCTCAATATAGCAGCCGCAGTCGTATTTACCGGTCATGTCGATAAGCGCGAAACGTTGAACGAATACCTTCGCTCTCACGACATATTCGTATTCGCCAGCCTCTCCGAAGGCTCCCCACGTGTAATACTCGAAGCCATGGCCAACGGTATCAACGTAGTAAGCACACCGGTAGGTTCATTGCCGGGTATGTTCAAAGATGATGAAGACATCGTATTCGCCGGCTTTAACGACGATGCCGCCTTCTCAGAGAAGATCATCGCCCTGACCAGAGAGCCGCAAAGGGCAGTAAAACTCCGGCACCAGGCTTATGGCAAAGTGAAACAAGTAACGATTCAGCAGTTCATCAAAAAGATATTTCAATAG